One Micromonospora craniellae genomic region harbors:
- a CDS encoding IS1380 family transposase, which translates to MRLRYDAPVVRATFDDPNLVSCAGLVPVMRLAEQAGLHDAVADRVSLPTDKGANPAGKVATIVAGMLAGADSIDDLDVARHGGMRSLFTSVYAPSTLGSFLRTFTHGHVRQLQAAARDTLVGLAARTPLLAGADTLCFVDIDSMLRRVYGKQKQGIGFGHAKVGGYNVWLRGYNPLVATLSTPLTAPVVATTRLRSGNTGSSKGAASMIAETITTARACGATGEIVVRADSAFYAKAVISTCRRHQVRFSVTTRIDTKIRAACDSIGDDQWINIRYPQAVWDDDEQRWISDAQIAETTYTAFAGTRHAVTARLIVRRIRRDDPTQAPGQEELLPNYRYHAVFTDSPFTLVQAEAQHRQHAVIEQINADLIAGPLAHLPSGRFNANAAWLTCAGIAHNLTRAAGHLAAGAWTTARTTTIRTRIVTVAARLAHRARTIHLHLPEHWPWQPAFENLFTAIRTAPD; encoded by the coding sequence GTGAGATTACGCTATGACGCGCCGGTGGTGCGCGCGACGTTCGACGATCCAAATCTGGTGTCGTGTGCCGGCCTTGTTCCGGTGATGCGTCTGGCCGAGCAGGCCGGTCTGCACGATGCGGTCGCCGACCGGGTGAGTCTGCCGACGGACAAGGGCGCGAATCCGGCCGGGAAGGTCGCCACGATCGTGGCCGGGATGCTCGCGGGCGCGGACAGCATCGATGACCTTGACGTGGCCCGGCACGGCGGGATGCGGTCACTGTTCACCAGCGTGTACGCGCCCTCGACGCTCGGTTCGTTCCTGCGCACGTTCACCCACGGGCATGTGCGGCAGTTACAGGCCGCCGCCCGCGACACTCTGGTCGGCCTCGCCGCCCGGACACCGCTACTGGCCGGCGCGGACACGCTGTGCTTTGTGGACATCGACTCGATGCTGCGCCGTGTCTACGGCAAACAGAAGCAGGGCATCGGGTTCGGTCACGCCAAGGTCGGCGGCTACAACGTCTGGTTGCGCGGCTACAACCCCCTCGTGGCGACGTTGTCCACCCCGCTGACGGCGCCGGTCGTCGCTACCACGAGGCTGCGTTCGGGTAACACCGGCTCCAGCAAGGGCGCTGCCAGCATGATCGCCGAGACGATCACCACCGCCCGTGCCTGCGGCGCGACCGGCGAGATCGTGGTGCGGGCCGACTCCGCGTTCTACGCCAAGGCGGTCATCAGCACCTGCCGGCGCCACCAGGTGCGGTTCTCGGTCACCACCCGCATCGACACCAAGATCCGCGCCGCCTGCGACAGCATCGGCGATGACCAGTGGATCAACATCCGTTACCCGCAGGCCGTCTGGGACGACGACGAGCAGCGGTGGATCTCCGACGCGCAGATCGCCGAGACCACCTACACCGCCTTCGCCGGCACCCGGCACGCCGTCACCGCCCGGCTGATCGTGCGCCGCATCCGCCGCGACGACCCTACCCAGGCCCCGGGCCAGGAAGAACTCCTACCGAACTACCGATATCACGCGGTGTTCACCGACAGCCCGTTCACCCTCGTGCAGGCCGAAGCCCAGCACCGGCAGCACGCGGTCATCGAGCAGATCAACGCCGACCTGATCGCCGGCCCTCTCGCGCACCTGCCGTCCGGCCGGTTCAACGCCAACGCCGCCTGGCTGACCTGCGCCGGCATCGCCCACAACCTCACCCGGGCCGCCGGTCACCTCGCCGCCGGCGCCTGGACGACCGCCCGGACCACCACGATCCGGACCCGGATCGTCACCGTCGCCGCCCGCCTCGCGCACCGGGCCCGCACCATCCACCTGCACCTACCCGAGCACTGGCCCTGGCAACCCGCGTTCGAGAATCTGTTCACCGCCATCCGTACCGCACCCGACTGA
- a CDS encoding ISAs1 family transposase, giving the protein MPQSATLITDPSPAPLSGDVSFTPSCHGLLDLLLAVCDGRSDQGRDHPVAVVLALVAAATVAGLKGYTAISGWVADVPAEILDGLYLRVEARPAGRPSRSTLWRVCTDTDGDVLDAVIAEWTTAQRTSTGEQAPTSTDTVTQVRLDGKTVRGAVNADGEQLHLLSALAGSPGPDPAALVIAQAPTDGAKTREPETARALLETLDLRGVTITADALHTVKATAELIHRQGGHFVLPVKENRPALFEALDALPWATTVIGYESTEAGHGRSTRRTIRVLPAPAGLPFPHVNQVWLIERYVTGSDGKQSAAAQLGVTSHPADAAGPAEIAAFNRGQWSIESLHFIRDTCYREDHSRVRTRSGPRVLASLRNLAINALRLAGRTDITEATRWANRNMTRPFTILGLTG; this is encoded by the coding sequence GTGCCGCAGTCTGCCACCCTCATCACCGATCCGTCGCCTGCGCCGCTGTCCGGGGACGTCTCGTTCACGCCTTCGTGTCACGGTCTGCTCGACCTGCTGCTCGCCGTCTGCGACGGCCGGTCCGACCAGGGCCGTGATCATCCGGTCGCGGTCGTGCTCGCACTGGTCGCGGCGGCCACGGTCGCCGGGCTGAAGGGTTACACCGCGATCAGCGGCTGGGTCGCCGATGTGCCTGCCGAGATCCTCGACGGCCTGTACCTGCGCGTCGAGGCCCGGCCGGCTGGGCGGCCGTCGCGCTCGACGCTGTGGCGGGTCTGCACCGACACCGACGGCGACGTCCTGGACGCGGTGATCGCCGAATGGACTACCGCCCAGCGCACCAGCACCGGCGAGCAGGCTCCCACCAGCACCGACACGGTGACACAGGTCCGCCTGGACGGAAAGACTGTGCGCGGCGCCGTCAACGCCGACGGCGAGCAACTGCATCTGTTGTCCGCCCTGGCCGGCTCGCCCGGCCCGGACCCGGCCGCGCTCGTCATCGCCCAAGCCCCCACCGACGGCGCGAAGACCCGCGAACCGGAAACCGCCCGTGCACTGCTGGAAACCCTCGATCTGCGTGGCGTGACCATCACCGCGGACGCGCTGCACACCGTCAAGGCCACCGCCGAACTCATCCACCGGCAAGGCGGCCACTTCGTGCTGCCGGTCAAGGAGAACCGGCCCGCGCTGTTCGAAGCCCTCGACGCCCTACCCTGGGCCACCACCGTGATCGGATACGAGAGCACCGAGGCCGGACACGGCCGCAGCACCCGCCGCACCATCCGCGTCCTGCCCGCACCGGCCGGCCTGCCGTTCCCGCACGTCAACCAGGTATGGCTGATCGAACGCTACGTCACCGGCAGCGACGGCAAACAATCCGCCGCCGCGCAACTGGGTGTCACCAGCCACCCCGCCGACGCCGCCGGACCGGCCGAGATCGCCGCGTTCAACCGCGGCCAATGGTCCATCGAATCCCTACACTTCATCCGCGACACCTGCTACCGCGAAGACCACTCCCGCGTGCGTACACGCTCCGGACCACGCGTTCTCGCATCGCTGCGCAACCTCGCGATCAACGCCCTACGCCTAGCCGGCCGGACCGACATCACCGAAGCCACCCGCTGGGCCAACCGCAACATGACCAGACCATTCACCATCCTCGGCCTCACCGGATGA
- a CDS encoding reverse transcriptase domain-containing protein — MNTGVPGPEAELAEDRVLRIQTKLHQWAIDDPDRRFDDLWNLVCDPAVLVVAWRRVRGNRGKRSAGVDGVRPDAIEVPEAGFIAELRADLKARRFTPMPVRERMIPKPGATKRRRLGIPTARDRVVQAALKLVLEPIFEAGFRPCSYGFRPKRRAHDAIAEIHQFTSRSYEWVFEADIEACFDQISHPVLMDRVRRRVGDKRVLGLVKAFLRAGILSLDPPMKVEPAGARV, encoded by the coding sequence GTGAATACCGGCGTGCCGGGACCGGAGGCCGAACTGGCCGAGGACCGGGTACTGCGGATCCAGACCAAGCTGCACCAATGGGCGATCGATGATCCTGATCGCCGGTTCGACGATTTGTGGAACCTCGTCTGTGATCCCGCCGTGCTGGTCGTGGCCTGGCGGCGGGTGCGGGGCAACCGAGGGAAGCGGTCCGCCGGGGTCGATGGGGTCAGACCTGACGCCATCGAGGTGCCGGAGGCGGGGTTCATCGCGGAACTACGAGCTGATCTCAAAGCCCGTCGGTTCACCCCGATGCCTGTGCGGGAGCGGATGATCCCGAAGCCGGGGGCGACGAAACGTCGCCGGCTCGGCATCCCCACTGCGCGGGACCGTGTCGTGCAGGCCGCCCTCAAGTTGGTGCTGGAGCCGATCTTCGAGGCGGGGTTTCGCCCGTGCTCCTACGGGTTCCGCCCGAAACGCCGAGCCCACGACGCGATCGCCGAGATTCATCAGTTCACCTCCCGCTCCTACGAGTGGGTGTTCGAGGCTGACATCGAGGCGTGCTTCGACCAGATCTCGCATCCGGTGCTGATGGACCGGGTCCGTCGTCGGGTCGGGGACAAACGCGTCCTGGGTCTGGTGAAGGCATTCCTGCGCGCGGGCATCCTCAGCCTCGATCCACCGATGAAGGTCGAACCGGCGGGAGCCCGGGTATAG
- a CDS encoding HalD/BesD family halogenase, giving the protein MTSTLNVNDRIEKHFAGFDGRLSDLRDRYKTEHYIEIDPFVPEDLQAAAHTELEGLFAANARRRDLLVAQSGNTPRRYSNIDRDAIHQDGDIIPAIYRAPALYELLGSIVGERVLPVPYTPEEYIASRLHEPNDVHGWHWDDYTWAVVWVFKMPPVEHGGSLEYIKDAPWDRENPQPEKLVAQGPVWTRHPGVGAAYLLKADTALHRVKPLSVADERMIVCYSFATEADLQRPVDHSSMAALYPESHARHEG; this is encoded by the coding sequence ATGACCTCGACACTCAACGTAAACGACCGGATCGAGAAACACTTCGCGGGGTTCGACGGGCGGCTGTCCGACCTCCGCGATCGCTACAAGACCGAGCACTACATCGAGATCGACCCGTTCGTACCGGAGGATCTGCAGGCCGCCGCCCACACCGAGCTTGAGGGTCTCTTCGCGGCGAACGCCCGCCGCCGCGACCTCCTCGTCGCCCAGTCCGGCAACACCCCGCGGCGCTACAGCAACATCGACCGGGACGCGATCCACCAGGACGGCGACATCATCCCGGCGATCTACCGCGCGCCGGCACTGTACGAGCTGCTGGGGAGCATCGTCGGCGAGCGGGTACTGCCGGTGCCCTACACCCCGGAGGAGTACATCGCGTCGCGGCTGCACGAGCCGAACGACGTGCACGGCTGGCACTGGGACGACTACACGTGGGCGGTCGTCTGGGTGTTCAAGATGCCCCCGGTCGAGCACGGCGGCAGCCTCGAATACATCAAGGACGCCCCCTGGGACCGGGAGAACCCGCAGCCGGAGAAGCTCGTTGCTCAGGGCCCGGTCTGGACCCGACACCCGGGCGTCGGCGCGGCGTACCTGCTGAAGGCGGACACCGCGCTGCACCGGGTCAAGCCACTGTCGGTGGCGGACGAGCGGATGATCGTCTGCTACTCGTTCGCCACGGAGGCGGACCTGCAGCGGCCGGTCGATCACTCGTCGATGGCGGCGCTCTATCCGGAGTCGCACGCCAGGCACGAAGGCTGA
- a CDS encoding GNAT family N-acetyltransferase produces the protein MSNGWQVIDSIDHIDPTEWNEVVDAAGGSVFSTVEWLSAYEKTPPAPLHAVRHMVWYENGRLRAVAPMYYASEDPHYTGYGPDYGFDHPILRARMLVGHSFYSYFNGICSTLPAAEIAPGLVATMREVATDLGGPLYGFPGVPETDPLCDELDRLGFVGVYTEATSGVDFVGTAEAHLAGLKNKVRREFGRLCRRSERLGVTVRTDVDPGYVDAFARLVEDVCARHSIPTINPPDNIRSIFRHLREQLHFLTIWKDDVLLGGFILLHRADTLYAWIAGLNYDFHKEYATYYALYANTLDLAERLGVRRIEMGRSMYGFKVRMGFHPRLLVSWFDATDDAGREMLTSGAEALETYCRTRQRIAEAYEAVDLIPPVPLLGAPRFPRSLAAAIHP, from the coding sequence ATGAGCAACGGCTGGCAGGTCATCGACTCCATCGATCACATCGATCCAACGGAATGGAACGAGGTGGTCGACGCGGCAGGCGGTTCCGTCTTCTCCACAGTCGAGTGGCTCAGTGCCTACGAGAAGACGCCGCCCGCGCCGCTGCACGCCGTCCGCCACATGGTGTGGTACGAGAATGGCAGGCTGCGAGCCGTCGCTCCGATGTACTACGCGTCGGAGGACCCGCACTACACCGGATACGGGCCGGACTACGGGTTCGACCACCCGATCCTGCGGGCCCGGATGCTCGTCGGACACTCGTTCTACTCGTACTTTAACGGGATCTGTTCGACGCTGCCGGCCGCCGAAATCGCGCCCGGGCTGGTCGCGACGATGCGCGAGGTCGCCACCGACCTCGGTGGTCCGCTGTACGGCTTTCCCGGCGTGCCGGAGACGGATCCGCTCTGCGACGAGCTCGACCGCCTCGGCTTCGTGGGCGTCTACACCGAGGCGACTAGCGGGGTGGACTTTGTGGGCACCGCGGAGGCACATCTGGCCGGTCTCAAGAACAAGGTTCGCCGGGAGTTCGGCCGGCTGTGTCGTCGTTCGGAGCGCCTGGGCGTCACGGTACGCACAGACGTGGACCCCGGATACGTCGACGCGTTCGCACGGCTCGTGGAGGATGTCTGCGCCCGCCACAGCATCCCGACGATCAACCCGCCCGACAACATCCGCAGCATCTTCCGGCACCTTCGCGAGCAGTTGCACTTCCTGACCATCTGGAAGGACGACGTGCTGCTGGGTGGGTTCATCCTGCTGCACCGCGCCGACACCCTGTATGCATGGATCGCCGGTCTGAACTACGACTTTCACAAGGAGTACGCCACCTACTACGCGCTCTACGCCAACACGTTGGATCTCGCGGAGCGGCTGGGTGTCCGGCGCATCGAGATGGGCCGAAGCATGTACGGCTTCAAGGTTCGGATGGGCTTCCACCCTCGTCTCCTGGTCTCGTGGTTCGACGCGACCGACGATGCCGGAAGGGAGATGCTGACCAGCGGTGCCGAGGCGCTCGAAACTTACTGCCGCACCCGGCAGCGGATCGCGGAGGCGTACGAGGCGGTCGACCTGATCCCCCCGGTGCCCCTGCTCGGCGCGCCCCGGTTTCCCCGTTCACTCGCTGCGGCCATCCACCCGTGA
- a CDS encoding methyltransferase domain-containing protein, which translates to MTGTGLVGAAFAATIELARARHLNVWEPWLPAEAVPPGAGLVRLLHLGVDVPAGAVDPAQAELIVQLGLGRRESDRLVAASWAVTAFRGVLAAGHREYGSGVGDIHIGEDSLRFAAAVLAAAPRGRVLDIGCGSGLASMAAARTAHQVLGLDVLPAAVEAFGISAALNPGLADCRAEVGDFLDLGRGDGYDAVVANLPGVPVPDGVPYPTAGDGGPDGLRLIRALWRWYAGMSTADSLVMRFQCPGGPRTPIAVAELAGFMPPGCDILVVTDSAVPMLVRNAITATRAATLDSQRGAEELTEELQRRCAERGWTHYHCSTLRIRRNGSGMRVHVPTPDLVDVRRSYRGTGWSMSVEELALKVGAELRRMPDEFWSVAGLNAIQDALAHLERIYTDLGHGATERQIASSLSDASTPLDQAAAVLVVSAIARVMVRMSLLVPVVGVDAPVTEGRRGMGSA; encoded by the coding sequence ATGACCGGAACCGGCCTCGTCGGCGCGGCCTTCGCCGCCACGATCGAGCTGGCTCGCGCCCGGCACCTCAACGTCTGGGAGCCATGGCTTCCGGCCGAGGCCGTGCCGCCGGGGGCGGGCCTCGTGCGACTGCTGCACCTTGGCGTCGATGTGCCCGCCGGCGCGGTCGACCCGGCCCAGGCCGAGCTGATCGTTCAGCTCGGCCTGGGCCGGCGGGAATCCGACCGGCTGGTGGCCGCGTCGTGGGCGGTGACGGCGTTCCGTGGCGTCCTCGCCGCCGGCCACCGGGAGTACGGTTCCGGCGTCGGCGACATCCACATCGGCGAGGATTCGCTGCGCTTCGCCGCCGCAGTGCTCGCCGCGGCGCCGCGCGGGCGGGTTCTGGACATCGGCTGCGGATCGGGCCTGGCGAGCATGGCCGCCGCCCGCACCGCCCACCAGGTGCTTGGGCTCGATGTGCTGCCAGCGGCGGTCGAGGCGTTCGGAATATCGGCGGCGCTCAATCCCGGCTTGGCCGACTGTCGGGCCGAGGTGGGCGACTTTCTCGACCTCGGCCGCGGCGACGGGTACGACGCCGTGGTGGCCAACCTGCCCGGAGTTCCGGTGCCGGACGGGGTCCCGTACCCGACGGCAGGCGACGGCGGTCCAGACGGGCTGCGGCTGATTCGGGCGCTGTGGCGGTGGTATGCGGGCATGAGTACCGCCGACAGCCTGGTCATGCGCTTCCAGTGCCCGGGCGGCCCGCGGACGCCGATCGCCGTGGCCGAGCTCGCCGGTTTCATGCCACCGGGCTGCGACATCCTCGTCGTCACCGACAGCGCCGTGCCGATGCTGGTGCGCAACGCCATTACCGCGACGCGCGCCGCCACACTGGACAGCCAGCGCGGTGCGGAGGAGCTTACTGAGGAGTTGCAGCGGCGCTGCGCGGAGCGGGGCTGGACCCACTACCACTGCTCAACGCTACGGATCCGGCGGAACGGCAGCGGCATGCGTGTCCACGTGCCCACTCCAGACTTGGTCGATGTGCGGCGATCGTACCGGGGCACGGGCTGGAGCATGTCCGTCGAGGAGTTGGCGCTGAAGGTCGGTGCCGAGCTGCGGCGGATGCCCGATGAGTTCTGGTCGGTGGCGGGCCTCAACGCCATCCAGGACGCTTTGGCTCATCTAGAGCGCATATATACTGACCTCGGTCACGGGGCTACCGAGCGTCAGATCGCATCGTCGCTCTCTGACGCCAGCACGCCGCTCGATCAGGCGGCGGCGGTGCTGGTGGTCTCGGCGATCGCCCGGGTCATGGTCCGGATGTCCCTGCTCGTTCCGGTCGTCGGCGTGGACGCACCCGTAACCGAAGGGCGTCGTGGGATGGGGAGTGCATGA
- a CDS encoding IS4 family transposase, whose protein sequence is MTSSGVESLRPQGRLTDHIGLGVVSARFNRDLLEEVLNRSGRREKRVRRLPAHVMIRYVIAMGLFCAESSDEVMRRLVGNLRRLGSWDDDWQVPTASAITQARQRLGAEPVKMLFDRACVPLAGPGTKGAWLARRRLMAIDATTLDVADTPANVERFDRMGSGPKASAYPKLHIAALAECGSHAIVGAVLGSCRTGERTLIKDLAGRVGPGMLVLADAGLYSFDLFNSFAATGADLAWRVGASVSIGHLRWLADGSYQALIFKAGLSAQRRARLVEQARTGQEIPADLARLVRVVEYTVPDRNPDGELIVVVTTLTDHHEVPAMELAGAYQQRWEEESTLNEIKTDLRGRGEVLRSKVPDLVEQQMWGLLLAHYAIRALLLEAADPAGYDPDRMSFVKGLRVVRRQVTDQAAITP, encoded by the coding sequence GTGACGTCGTCTGGGGTGGAGTCGCTGCGGCCGCAGGGCCGGTTGACCGATCACATCGGGCTCGGGGTGGTGTCGGCCCGGTTCAACCGGGATCTGCTGGAAGAGGTACTCAACCGCAGCGGGCGGCGTGAGAAGCGGGTCCGGCGGCTGCCGGCGCACGTGATGATCCGTTACGTGATCGCGATGGGGTTGTTCTGCGCCGAGTCTTCTGACGAGGTGATGCGCCGGCTGGTGGGTAACCTGCGCAGACTTGGTTCCTGGGACGATGACTGGCAGGTCCCGACGGCGTCGGCGATCACCCAGGCACGTCAGCGGCTGGGCGCCGAGCCGGTGAAGATGTTGTTCGACAGGGCGTGCGTGCCCTTGGCTGGACCGGGCACCAAGGGCGCCTGGCTGGCCCGGCGCCGGCTGATGGCGATCGACGCGACCACCCTCGACGTGGCCGACACCCCGGCCAACGTGGAACGCTTCGACCGGATGGGGTCGGGGCCGAAGGCGTCGGCGTACCCGAAGCTGCACATCGCGGCGTTGGCCGAGTGCGGCAGCCACGCGATCGTCGGGGCGGTACTCGGGTCGTGCCGCACCGGGGAACGTACCCTGATCAAGGATCTGGCCGGGCGGGTCGGGCCGGGCATGCTGGTCCTGGCCGACGCGGGCCTGTACTCCTTCGACCTGTTCAACTCCTTCGCCGCCACCGGCGCGGACCTTGCCTGGCGAGTCGGCGCGAGCGTGTCCATCGGGCATCTGCGGTGGCTCGCGGACGGCTCCTACCAGGCACTGATCTTCAAGGCGGGGTTGTCCGCGCAACGCCGGGCCAGGCTGGTCGAGCAGGCCCGGACCGGCCAGGAGATCCCGGCCGATCTCGCCCGCCTCGTCAGGGTGGTCGAGTACACCGTCCCGGACCGCAACCCCGACGGCGAACTCATCGTGGTGGTCACCACCCTCACCGACCACCACGAGGTCCCCGCGATGGAACTGGCGGGTGCCTACCAGCAGCGCTGGGAAGAAGAGTCCACTCTGAACGAGATCAAGACGGACCTGCGCGGCCGCGGCGAAGTCCTCCGATCGAAGGTCCCTGACCTGGTCGAACAGCAGATGTGGGGACTACTGCTGGCCCACTACGCCATCCGCGCACTGCTGCTGGAAGCCGCCGACCCGGCCGGCTACGACCCCGACCGCATGTCGTTCGTCAAAGGCCTACGCGTCGTACGCCGCCAGGTCACCGACCAGGCGGCCATTACCCCCTGA
- a CDS encoding MFS transporter, which produces MTAADEAHRRHRGFLSRWRVAFASGIVLATVFGVVEGFSIFYSSFVIDLGLDRAQASGMFAGYLLASTVAGPFAGRVVGRYGARRIVLIFLPLFAAAVAAASLPTELWQFYLLYMVVLAPATTMLVVASQVIITSGYAEDRGRATGIAYACLGVGNFLLFSLLALVVQEYGWRAGYLVAGCLAALGTVGFLLMDRPVAAGTGIEETQTPKESATNLFRSPVFWLVCLAALTASVTDFFTFQTIVPFLTTEGHGVAISGFLLGMTGLSYSGGQLLGGVLSDRTTRELTAAVGAIAFLAGISLLWVLPPTPLLVLAILLLGSGVGMIIGARIAAVGDLFSGARLARAIGFFQVASAIGSAFATWFGGFSYSTTGSYGLSFVVAGGCALLWIVVIWLAAPRRAAATRTAATGTPEAVPIGGT; this is translated from the coding sequence GTGACCGCCGCTGATGAGGCGCACCGAAGGCACCGAGGATTCCTGAGCCGCTGGCGGGTCGCGTTCGCCAGCGGGATTGTGCTCGCCACCGTGTTCGGCGTGGTGGAGGGCTTCTCCATTTTTTACTCGTCGTTCGTGATCGATCTCGGGTTGGATCGCGCGCAGGCGTCCGGGATGTTCGCGGGGTACCTGCTCGCCAGCACGGTCGCCGGACCGTTCGCGGGACGCGTCGTCGGCCGCTACGGCGCACGCCGGATCGTCCTGATCTTCCTGCCGCTCTTCGCGGCGGCGGTGGCGGCAGCCTCGCTGCCGACCGAGCTTTGGCAGTTCTACCTCCTCTACATGGTGGTGCTGGCGCCGGCGACCACGATGCTCGTCGTGGCCAGCCAGGTGATCATCACTAGCGGCTACGCCGAGGACCGGGGCCGAGCGACCGGAATCGCGTACGCTTGCCTGGGGGTCGGCAATTTCCTGCTCTTCTCGCTGCTCGCCCTCGTCGTTCAGGAGTACGGCTGGCGCGCCGGCTATCTGGTGGCCGGTTGCCTCGCCGCGCTGGGCACGGTCGGCTTCCTCCTCATGGACCGGCCGGTGGCTGCCGGCACGGGGATCGAGGAGACGCAGACGCCGAAGGAGAGCGCGACGAACCTGTTCCGTAGTCCGGTGTTCTGGTTGGTCTGCCTCGCCGCCCTGACCGCGAGCGTCACCGACTTCTTCACCTTCCAGACCATCGTGCCGTTCCTGACCACCGAAGGACACGGCGTCGCGATCTCCGGGTTCCTGCTGGGCATGACCGGCCTGAGTTACTCCGGCGGTCAACTGCTCGGCGGCGTGCTCTCCGACCGCACGACCCGGGAGTTGACCGCCGCAGTCGGCGCGATCGCCTTCCTCGCGGGTATCAGCCTCCTCTGGGTTCTGCCGCCGACACCGTTGCTGGTCCTGGCGATTCTCCTGCTCGGCTCCGGGGTTGGCATGATCATCGGAGCCCGGATCGCCGCCGTCGGCGACCTCTTCAGCGGTGCCCGCCTCGCTCGGGCAATCGGCTTCTTCCAAGTTGCCAGCGCCATCGGTTCAGCCTTCGCGACCTGGTTCGGTGGCTTCAGCTACTCCACTACCGGCAGCTACGGGCTGAGCTTCGTGGTCGCCGGCGGATGTGCGCTGCTCTGGATCGTCGTCATCTGGCTCGCGGCCCCCCGGCGCGCCGCGGCGACCCGGACGGCCGCGACCGGGACGCCTGAGGCGGTGCCGATCGGGGGCACCTGA
- a CDS encoding group II intron maturase-specific domain-containing protein, which yields MSRKVASWRLHRRTTGNLADLAVEVNPVLRGWLNYFTVFYPSAVYPIGKRIDRHLMRWAKWKYKRLKRSDDRARVWLRDVRQRSPDLFAHWAMRYTT from the coding sequence ATGAGCCGCAAGGTCGCGTCCTGGCGGCTACATCGACGCACGACCGGCAACCTGGCAGACCTCGCCGTAGAGGTCAACCCTGTCCTTCGGGGCTGGTTGAACTACTTCACCGTGTTTTACCCGAGCGCGGTCTACCCGATCGGCAAGCGCATCGATCGTCATCTGATGCGCTGGGCGAAGTGGAAGTACAAGCGACTCAAACGCAGCGACGACAGAGCTCGAGTATGGCTACGAGACGTCCGGCAACGGTCGCCCGACCTGTTCGCGCACTGGGCGATGCGGTACACGACCTGA
- a CDS encoding ATP-grasp domain-containing protein, which yields MLLGAGDPYYREYALTALGEFCDLVLVAPREPEWASPHIHTLVLADHRDPLATLSALRESVQVGLTGVLTYDEFSVESAARVAAELGLRGSSPAAAARCRDKRQMREAFEAAGVASPVSIAATTLPEVTAAAQKTGFPLVLKPVDLAGSIGVVLVRQPGELREAYRRCLASGRPEYGAVSDAILVEEYVEGPEVSVESLVRAGEVQTVAMTRKRLVPPPWFEESGHVVVGGPVPEEIARLAERAQRALDIEWGATHTEIRLGAAGPRVIEVAARPAGDVIPLLVLLTTGVDLTVAAAAAAMGRPVPAAREPVAPAAAVRFFSPGGDMVFRSASSEVAAAAPEWLVSFVIEATDGDVLRLPPRGFLDRVGYAIVTGANEAECEQRLDELERSLCVSADPFVG from the coding sequence GTGCTGCTAGGGGCCGGAGATCCCTATTATCGCGAGTACGCGTTGACGGCGCTCGGTGAATTCTGCGATCTCGTACTGGTGGCCCCGCGCGAGCCGGAATGGGCATCGCCACACATTCACACGTTGGTGCTCGCCGATCACCGTGATCCATTGGCGACGTTGTCGGCATTACGAGAAAGCGTGCAGGTCGGCCTGACCGGTGTGCTGACCTACGACGAGTTCAGCGTGGAGTCGGCCGCCCGGGTCGCCGCAGAGTTGGGACTGCGGGGTTCCTCGCCGGCGGCCGCCGCCCGGTGCCGGGACAAGCGGCAGATGCGGGAGGCCTTCGAGGCGGCCGGCGTCGCCTCTCCGGTCAGCATCGCGGCCACCACACTGCCTGAGGTGACGGCCGCGGCGCAGAAAACCGGCTTTCCGCTGGTCCTCAAGCCCGTCGATCTGGCGGGGAGTATCGGCGTGGTGCTGGTGCGGCAGCCCGGCGAGCTGCGCGAGGCGTACCGCAGGTGCCTGGCCTCGGGGCGGCCCGAGTACGGCGCCGTTTCCGACGCGATCCTAGTCGAGGAGTACGTCGAAGGTCCCGAGGTCAGCGTGGAGTCACTGGTCAGGGCCGGTGAGGTGCAGACCGTGGCGATGACTCGCAAGAGGTTGGTGCCACCGCCGTGGTTTGAGGAGTCCGGTCATGTGGTGGTCGGCGGTCCGGTGCCGGAGGAGATCGCGCGGCTGGCCGAACGGGCACAGCGGGCGCTCGACATCGAGTGGGGCGCGACGCACACCGAGATCCGGCTGGGCGCGGCCGGCCCCCGGGTGATCGAGGTAGCCGCGCGGCCGGCGGGCGACGTCATTCCGCTGCTGGTGCTCCTCACCACCGGCGTCGATCTGACTGTCGCTGCGGCGGCCGCCGCGATGGGCCGGCCGGTGCCGGCTGCCCGGGAGCCGGTGGCACCGGCGGCGGCGGTCCGGTTCTTTTCCCCCGGTGGGGACATGGTTTTCCGGTCGGCGTCCAGTGAGGTCGCCGCCGCGGCACCGGAATGGCTCGTGTCGTTTGTGATCGAGGCGACGGACGGCGATGTTCTTCGCCTGCCACCCCGCGGCTTCCTCGATCGTGTCGGATACGCGATAGTGACCGGTGCGAACGAGGCAGAGTGCGAGCAGAGACTAGACGAGTTGGAGCGGTCTCTGTGTGTTTCAGCCGATCCTTTTGTCGGCTGA